The following are encoded in a window of Geobacter metallireducens GS-15 genomic DNA:
- the nuoL gene encoding NADH-quinone oxidoreductase subunit L: MFEYVWLIPLFPLIGVVINGLLGKKIKNETVIGGIGSLMVFGSFLVSFGILIELLSRSAEERVFEKVLFTWIKSGNFNAEIGFLIDPLSALMIMVVTGVGFLIHVYSIGYMHGEEGFYRYFTYLNLFTFSMLLLVLGNNLLLMFVGWEGVGLCSYLLIGYYFHKKSAGDAGKKAFVMNRVGDFGFLLGVFTLYWYLGQNHNVWTINFRQLAANAHLLPVGGVVTVIALCFFLGATGKSAQLPLYTWLPDAMEGPTPVSALIHAATMVTAGVYMIGRLNFVYIRSHETMMIVAIVGAATAIFAATIGTAQNDIKRVLAYSTVSQLGFMFLAMGVGAFTAGIFHLMTHAFFKACLFLGSGSVIHSMHHALHHAHSHDDPQDMRNMGGLKKQMPITFLTFLVSTIAIAGIPGFSGFFSKDEILWQAFANPLHGDLNIILWATGAIAAGFTAFYMFRLVFMTFFGECRIVEKAKSHLHESPLVITFPLMVLGLLAVVGGYVGIPKLIGELFGGIPNYLEHYLEPVFKGSEEFMAQQLAHGAAHHSPALEWGLMGTSVVIALIGISIAFFLYVVSPSIPAKFTAAFPALHRAVYNKWYVDELYDFLFVNPCKALGNGLWKGFDVVVVDGVVNGVAAIVKGFGGALRNIQTGYVHNYALGMSLGVVVIVAFYLFR, from the coding sequence ATGTTCGAGTACGTATGGCTGATACCACTGTTCCCTCTGATCGGCGTCGTCATAAACGGCCTTCTTGGGAAGAAGATCAAGAACGAGACCGTGATCGGTGGAATAGGATCACTCATGGTGTTCGGTTCGTTTCTTGTGTCATTCGGCATCCTGATCGAGCTTCTCTCGAGATCTGCGGAAGAGCGCGTCTTTGAGAAGGTGCTCTTTACGTGGATTAAATCCGGTAACTTCAACGCTGAGATCGGTTTTCTTATCGATCCGCTTTCCGCGCTGATGATCATGGTCGTGACGGGTGTTGGTTTCCTGATTCATGTTTACTCCATCGGCTATATGCACGGTGAAGAGGGCTTCTATCGGTATTTTACCTACTTGAACCTTTTCACTTTCTCTATGCTCCTTTTGGTGCTCGGGAACAACCTCCTGCTTATGTTTGTCGGTTGGGAAGGAGTCGGTCTCTGCTCTTACCTCCTTATTGGTTACTATTTCCATAAGAAATCAGCGGGAGACGCCGGCAAGAAGGCATTCGTAATGAACCGGGTAGGTGACTTCGGTTTTCTGCTGGGTGTCTTCACGCTCTACTGGTATCTCGGACAAAACCATAATGTCTGGACCATCAATTTCCGTCAATTGGCAGCAAATGCCCATCTTCTTCCGGTTGGTGGCGTAGTTACGGTAATTGCACTCTGCTTCTTCCTGGGTGCTACCGGCAAGTCAGCACAGCTTCCACTCTATACATGGCTTCCTGATGCCATGGAAGGCCCGACGCCAGTATCCGCACTCATCCATGCGGCAACAATGGTCACAGCTGGCGTATATATGATCGGTCGTTTGAATTTCGTATATATTCGTTCGCATGAGACGATGATGATTGTTGCCATAGTTGGTGCGGCTACAGCCATTTTTGCTGCGACTATTGGTACTGCTCAAAACGATATCAAACGCGTCCTTGCCTATTCAACAGTATCGCAGCTTGGTTTCATGTTCCTCGCCATGGGTGTTGGCGCCTTTACTGCGGGTATTTTTCACCTGATGACTCACGCGTTCTTCAAGGCCTGCCTCTTCCTAGGGTCTGGTTCAGTCATTCATTCAATGCACCATGCCTTGCATCATGCCCATTCCCATGATGACCCGCAGGACATGCGTAACATGGGTGGTCTGAAGAAGCAGATGCCGATAACCTTCCTGACATTCCTTGTGTCAACTATTGCTATCGCCGGTATCCCAGGTTTCTCCGGGTTTTTCTCCAAAGATGAGATTCTCTGGCAGGCCTTTGCCAACCCGCTCCATGGAGACCTGAATATTATTCTCTGGGCAACTGGCGCTATAGCCGCAGGTTTCACGGCGTTCTATATGTTCAGACTTGTGTTTATGACCTTCTTCGGTGAGTGTCGCATCGTGGAAAAGGCAAAGAGCCACCTCCATGAATCTCCCCTTGTCATTACTTTTCCGCTGATGGTACTTGGTTTGCTGGCTGTCGTAGGTGGTTACGTTGGCATACCGAAGCTGATTGGCGAGCTTTTTGGGGGCATTCCGAATTATCTTGAGCACTATCTTGAGCCAGTATTCAAGGGATCCGAAGAGTTCATGGCTCAGCAGCTCGCTCATGGTGCGGCTCACCATAGCCCTGCACTTGAGTGGGGACTCATGGGCACGTCTGTTGTGATCGCGCTGATCGGTATCTCCATTGCCTTCTTCCTCTATGTGGTGTCACCGTCCATTCCTGCAAAATTCACAGCTGCCTTCCCGGCGCTCCACCGGGCAGTTTATAACAAGTGGTATGTTGACGAACTCTACGATTTTCTCTTCGTCAACCCCTGCAAGGCGCTCGGTAATGGTCTCTGGAAAGGTTTTGACGTCGTGGTGGTAGATGGTGTTGTCAACGGTGTTGCGGCAATCGTCAAGGGTTTCGGTGGCGCGCTCAGAAACATTCAGACAGGGTATGTGCACAACTATGCCCTTGGCATGTCACTCGGTGTTGTAGTTATCGTTGCCTTCTATCTCTTCCGCTAA
- the fmt gene encoding methionyl-tRNA formyltransferase, with product MAGLSIIFMGTPDFACPTLTRLIERGEDVIAVVTQPDRPKGRGQKLVPPPVKVIAEEHGIPVLQPQKVRAPEVVAQIRELNPDLIVVVAFGQILPQSLLEIPRHGCINIHASLLPRYRGAAPINWCLINGETETGITTMQMDAGLDTGDMLVKRSISIGPDEDAQSLHDRLSLLGAETIDETLDRLQVGTLTREKQDDALTCYAPMLKKEDGLIDWKQEPQQIKNLVRGFTPWPGAYTTLDGKTLKLYKVSVATECGKPGDIMAVGKDGIIVGCGSGSLRIEELQLEGRKRLSAQDFLAGCRLEPGIRLGH from the coding sequence ATGGCCGGACTCAGCATCATCTTCATGGGAACCCCTGATTTCGCCTGTCCCACGCTCACGAGACTCATCGAGCGAGGCGAGGATGTAATTGCCGTCGTGACCCAACCTGACCGCCCCAAGGGTCGTGGCCAGAAACTGGTGCCGCCTCCCGTGAAGGTCATTGCCGAGGAGCATGGCATTCCGGTCCTGCAGCCCCAGAAAGTCCGTGCGCCCGAGGTTGTCGCACAGATCAGGGAACTGAATCCTGACCTGATTGTGGTGGTCGCCTTCGGCCAGATTCTCCCCCAGAGCCTCCTCGAAATCCCTCGGCATGGCTGCATCAACATTCACGCCTCACTCCTTCCACGCTACCGGGGGGCCGCTCCCATTAACTGGTGCCTCATCAACGGCGAGACCGAGACCGGCATAACCACCATGCAGATGGATGCGGGTCTCGACACGGGGGATATGCTTGTCAAACGGTCCATCTCCATTGGCCCGGACGAGGACGCCCAGTCGCTCCACGACCGCCTCTCCCTCCTTGGGGCTGAAACCATCGACGAGACCCTGGACAGACTCCAGGTAGGCACCCTTACTCGCGAAAAGCAGGATGACGCTCTTACCTGCTACGCTCCGATGCTGAAGAAGGAAGACGGCCTTATCGACTGGAAGCAGGAGCCGCAGCAAATTAAAAACCTCGTTCGCGGCTTCACTCCGTGGCCCGGAGCGTATACCACGCTGGACGGCAAGACACTGAAGCTGTACAAGGTGTCGGTGGCCACTGAATGCGGCAAGCCCGGAGATATCATGGCTGTCGGAAAAGACGGGATCATCGTCGGCTGCGGGTCAGGTAGCCTCCGAATCGAGGAACTGCAACTGGAAGGAAGGAAACGGCTATCGGCTCAAGATTTCCTAGCAGGTTGCCGTCTGGAGCCAGGGATTCGGCTCGGTCATTAA
- a CDS encoding NADH-quinone oxidoreductase subunit M translates to MSQFPLISVMTFLPLLGVVLLFFVPKQSHSAQRGLALLVALATFVVSLPLVTGFQSNAEFQFVEKVPWIAAGPYQMNYHVAIDGISLWLVILTTFIVPIAILSTWTAVENKVKEYMICLLLLEVGMLGAFVSLDLFLFYIFWEVMLIPMYFIIGIWGGKNKIYAALKFFIYTMVGSLLMLIALVVLYFKGGAGDFSVLRFYDLALDPATQTWMFLAFALAFAIKVPMFPLHTWLPDAHTEAPTAGSVILAAVLLKMGTYGFVRFAMPLFPDATAQFTPLFAVLSVIGIVYAALVAMVQEDVKKLVAYSSVAHLGYVMLGVFALNQQGLSGGMIQMLNHGVSTGALFLIVGFIYERRHTRLITDFGGLAKQMPVFATIFMIVTLSSIGLPGTNGFVGEFLILIGAYESELRWYAVIGTSGVILSAVYMLWMFQRVMFGELNNPKNQTLTDLNAREVVIMLPLLVLIFVMGVYPTPFIDKMSPSLEKLIVHVKSKQTAKAQIPQIPAPQALPAAVLPVEHK, encoded by the coding sequence ATGAGTCAGTTTCCCTTAATCAGCGTGATGACCTTTCTACCACTTCTAGGGGTCGTACTGCTCTTCTTCGTTCCCAAGCAGAGCCATTCTGCACAGCGGGGGCTTGCACTTCTGGTGGCTCTTGCGACGTTTGTCGTATCACTTCCGCTTGTTACCGGCTTCCAGAGCAACGCTGAGTTCCAGTTTGTGGAGAAGGTACCCTGGATCGCTGCCGGCCCGTACCAGATGAATTATCATGTTGCCATCGATGGAATCAGTCTCTGGCTCGTGATTCTGACAACCTTCATCGTGCCAATCGCCATTCTTTCAACCTGGACAGCCGTTGAGAACAAGGTGAAGGAATACATGATCTGTCTCCTCCTCCTTGAGGTCGGGATGCTTGGCGCTTTCGTTTCACTTGACCTGTTCCTCTTCTACATATTTTGGGAGGTCATGCTCATTCCAATGTACTTCATCATCGGTATATGGGGTGGGAAAAACAAGATATACGCTGCGCTCAAGTTCTTTATCTATACAATGGTCGGTTCGCTCCTGATGCTGATCGCTCTTGTCGTCCTTTACTTTAAGGGCGGAGCCGGCGACTTCAGTGTGCTTCGCTTCTATGATCTCGCTCTCGATCCTGCGACCCAGACCTGGATGTTCCTTGCGTTCGCTTTGGCCTTTGCCATTAAAGTACCGATGTTCCCGCTGCATACGTGGTTGCCGGATGCACATACCGAAGCCCCGACCGCTGGTTCCGTAATTCTGGCTGCCGTTCTCCTTAAGATGGGAACCTATGGTTTTGTACGCTTCGCCATGCCGCTTTTCCCGGACGCTACAGCTCAGTTTACTCCTCTCTTTGCAGTCCTTTCAGTGATAGGTATTGTGTATGCTGCCCTTGTGGCTATGGTTCAGGAGGACGTAAAAAAACTTGTTGCCTACTCCTCAGTTGCACACCTTGGCTATGTTATGCTCGGCGTGTTTGCGCTCAACCAGCAAGGACTCTCGGGCGGAATGATTCAGATGCTCAATCACGGTGTTTCCACTGGCGCACTGTTCCTTATAGTTGGTTTCATCTATGAGCGTCGTCACACTCGTCTCATAACTGATTTCGGCGGATTGGCCAAGCAGATGCCGGTTTTTGCTACAATTTTCATGATTGTCACCCTTTCTTCCATCGGTCTTCCGGGAACCAACGGCTTTGTTGGAGAGTTCCTTATTCTCATCGGTGCGTATGAAAGTGAACTGCGTTGGTATGCTGTAATCGGGACGAGCGGCGTGATTCTTTCCGCAGTTTATATGCTCTGGATGTTCCAGCGTGTCATGTTTGGAGAGCTGAATAACCCCAAGAACCAGACGCTTACAGATTTGAATGCACGCGAAGTGGTGATTATGCTGCCGTTGCTCGTGTTGATCTTCGTTATGGGCGTGTATCCTACCCCCTTCATCGACAAAATGAGCCCATCGCTTGAGAAATTGATCGTTCACGTCAAGTCGAAGCAGACCGCCAAGGCACAGATTCCTCAGATCCCGGCACCGCAGGCTCTTCCTGCCGCCGTGCTGCCTGTTGAGCACAAGTAA
- the def gene encoding peptide deformylase, protein MVRTILTYPNPILKKKAVPVAVINDATRELVRDMAETMYDAQGVGLAAPQIGVSQRVIVIDVSQREERPELIVCINPVFVHTEGESYEEEGCLSVPKYSANVHRHAKVVVKALNLDGEEVTYRAEGLLAIAFQHEIDHLEGMLFVDHLSPLKREMFKKKYRRMVEEG, encoded by the coding sequence ATGGTGCGTACAATTCTTACTTATCCCAACCCGATCCTCAAAAAGAAGGCGGTGCCGGTTGCGGTCATCAACGACGCGACCCGTGAACTGGTCCGCGACATGGCCGAAACCATGTATGACGCCCAGGGGGTCGGCCTGGCCGCCCCGCAGATCGGCGTAAGCCAGCGGGTCATCGTCATTGATGTCTCTCAGCGCGAAGAAAGGCCGGAGCTGATTGTCTGCATCAACCCGGTGTTCGTCCATACCGAAGGGGAATCATACGAGGAAGAGGGTTGCCTCTCTGTCCCCAAGTACTCCGCCAATGTGCACCGGCACGCCAAGGTTGTCGTTAAGGCGCTCAATCTCGATGGAGAGGAAGTGACCTATAGGGCGGAAGGGCTTCTGGCCATCGCTTTCCAGCACGAGATAGACCACCTGGAAGGGATGCTCTTCGTGGATCACCTTTCTCCCCTGAAGCGGGAGATGTTCAAGAAAAAATACCGCCGCATGGTTGAGGAAGGGTAG
- a CDS encoding DUF116 domain-containing protein: protein MPDNTPKKRLFIVLMGVTCLLIVGAIYLLWWIPTTGLANIHPSLPRIAGIVFGGLSLLALLGTLVLVLTSALGKDILFTRFLRGVVIKFLLPAIELIGRTFGISIDTIRQSFIAMNNSLVLSQRRRVKPDRVLILLPHCLQLFECEIKVTGNINKCVRCGRCDIMGLAELAEKYSIDISVATGGTLARKVIIEKRPKLVLAVACERDLTSGIKDCYPLPVIGVLNDRPFGPCFNTKVDIEKINEALQAVIG from the coding sequence ATGCCTGACAATACTCCTAAAAAACGTCTTTTCATTGTGCTCATGGGGGTCACTTGTCTCCTGATTGTCGGCGCAATCTACCTTCTCTGGTGGATTCCCACGACCGGCTTGGCGAACATCCACCCAAGCCTCCCTCGCATCGCCGGAATAGTTTTTGGTGGCCTGTCCCTACTAGCCCTCCTTGGCACCCTTGTGCTCGTGCTGACCTCGGCGCTCGGCAAGGATATCCTTTTCACCCGTTTTCTGCGCGGTGTTGTCATCAAGTTTCTTCTTCCGGCCATTGAACTGATCGGTCGCACGTTCGGCATCTCCATTGACACCATCCGCCAGTCGTTCATTGCCATGAATAACAGTCTGGTTCTCTCCCAGCGTCGCCGGGTAAAACCCGACCGAGTCTTGATACTCCTGCCTCACTGTCTCCAGCTTTTCGAATGCGAGATCAAGGTGACCGGCAACATCAACAAATGCGTCCGGTGCGGCCGCTGCGATATCATGGGACTGGCAGAACTGGCCGAAAAATACTCAATAGATATCTCCGTGGCCACAGGGGGAACTCTGGCACGGAAGGTCATCATAGAGAAACGTCCCAAACTCGTTCTGGCAGTTGCCTGCGAGCGTGACCTGACTTCCGGTATCAAAGACTGCTACCCCCTGCCGGTCATCGGAGTTCTGAACGACCGCCCCTTCGGACCTTGCTTCAACACCAAGGTTGACATAGAGAAGATCAATGAAGCCCTACAGGCAGTAATTGGCTAG
- the nuoK gene encoding NADH-quinone oxidoreductase subunit NuoK: protein MVSLHSYLILSAILFSIGTIGVLIRRNAIVIFMCVEMMLNSVNLTFIALSKHLGNVDGQIFVFFVMTVAAAEAAVGLALMIAFYKNRESIDVEDIKLMRL from the coding sequence ATGGTCTCTTTGCACAGTTACTTGATACTCAGCGCAATACTATTTTCCATCGGGACCATTGGTGTCCTCATCAGAAGAAATGCCATCGTTATCTTTATGTGCGTCGAAATGATGCTAAATTCGGTCAATCTTACCTTCATCGCGTTGTCTAAGCATCTTGGAAATGTTGACGGACAGATATTTGTTTTCTTTGTTATGACGGTTGCCGCAGCAGAAGCCGCCGTGGGCCTGGCGCTTATGATTGCATTTTATAAGAATCGTGAGTCTATTGACGTTGAAGATATCAAGCTCATGAGACTGTAG
- a CDS encoding NADH-quinone oxidoreductase subunit N, giving the protein METIAIPAINFAPIMPEVILSIFAMVLLLVNVFVPSEHKAYLGYLSLVGVIVAGFTLIGGWGVPLSAFNDSVVQDNFSIFFKGIFLLTVAMSILISDQYFKREECNLGELYPLLLFATVGMMLMASGTDLMTIFLGLEVLSVSLYILAGFNRANVKSNEAGLKYFLLGAFSTGFLLYGMALTYGATGTTRVVKIAEYVSQNGVVAQNPMFVIGMLLMAVGFSFKIAAAPFHMWTPDVYEGAPTPMTAFMSAGPKAAGFAAFMRVVIIAFPSLKADWSDLLWILAVLTMTIGNLIALNQDNIKRMLAYSSIAHAGYALVGFAAGNAEGTAGILFYMLSYAFMNIGAFAIIVLVGKKGEANNNVMDYAGFGTKHPVLALAMAVFLFSLAGIPPTAGFIGKFYLFSGAIKAGYVWLAIIGVLNSAASVYYYLRVMVYMYMKDPVEEFDWMKLTPAVAICIIIAVVGVLLPGVVPAFLLNLAQQAVLL; this is encoded by the coding sequence ATGGAAACAATTGCAATTCCTGCCATTAACTTCGCACCAATAATGCCAGAGGTCATACTTTCGATCTTTGCGATGGTGCTGCTCCTTGTAAACGTATTCGTTCCGAGTGAGCACAAGGCCTATCTGGGATATTTGAGTCTCGTAGGCGTCATTGTCGCCGGATTCACGCTCATTGGTGGATGGGGGGTACCTCTCTCGGCGTTCAATGATTCTGTTGTTCAGGATAACTTCTCTATATTTTTCAAGGGCATTTTCCTCCTCACGGTTGCGATGAGCATTCTTATCTCGGATCAATATTTCAAGCGTGAAGAATGCAATCTCGGGGAACTTTACCCACTGCTTCTCTTTGCCACGGTTGGTATGATGCTTATGGCGTCTGGTACGGATTTGATGACTATTTTTCTTGGTCTCGAAGTGCTCTCCGTATCTCTGTATATTTTGGCAGGCTTTAACAGGGCCAATGTTAAGTCGAATGAAGCTGGCCTCAAGTACTTTCTTCTTGGCGCGTTTTCAACTGGATTCCTCCTGTACGGAATGGCCCTCACCTACGGCGCTACCGGCACTACGCGCGTAGTGAAGATTGCTGAGTATGTGTCGCAAAACGGAGTCGTGGCGCAGAATCCTATGTTTGTGATCGGAATGCTGCTGATGGCGGTAGGCTTTTCCTTCAAGATCGCCGCTGCTCCGTTCCATATGTGGACTCCGGATGTCTACGAGGGTGCTCCGACTCCAATGACCGCTTTCATGTCAGCGGGGCCGAAGGCAGCCGGTTTCGCAGCATTTATGCGCGTTGTTATTATTGCTTTCCCTTCGCTTAAGGCTGACTGGTCCGATCTCCTCTGGATTCTTGCCGTTCTTACCATGACCATTGGTAACCTGATTGCTCTCAATCAGGACAATATCAAGAGGATGCTCGCATACTCATCGATTGCGCACGCTGGGTATGCTCTGGTCGGTTTTGCCGCCGGAAATGCAGAGGGGACGGCAGGCATTCTCTTCTACATGCTTTCCTATGCTTTTATGAATATAGGGGCCTTTGCCATTATCGTTCTTGTTGGCAAGAAGGGCGAAGCAAACAATAATGTTATGGATTACGCAGGGTTCGGAACTAAGCACCCGGTGCTGGCCCTGGCAATGGCAGTCTTCCTCTTCTCGCTGGCTGGCATACCGCCGACTGCTGGTTTTATCGGTAAGTTCTACCTCTTCTCTGGCGCCATAAAGGCTGGGTATGTATGGCTTGCCATCATCGGGGTACTGAATAGTGCCGCGTCGGTATATTACTATCTCCGTGTGATGGTTTATATGTATATGAAGGATCCTGTTGAAGAGTTTGACTGGATGAAGCTTACTCCGGCAGTTGCCATCTGCATTATTATTGCTGTGGTTGGTGTCCTGTTGCCAGGAGTTGTTCCAGCGTTTCTCCTCAACCTTGCACAGCAGGCAGTTCTCCTTTAA
- the ttcA gene encoding tRNA 2-thiocytidine(32) synthetase TtcA produces the protein MEFVDEKRYRKIKNGVGRAVADFNLIEEGDRIAVAVSGGKDSYTLLHILEALRRRAPVKYDLVAFTIDSGYPGFRSDVIAAHLKEHGFSHHVEATTHYDIIKEKRRPGSSYCSICARLKRGVLYTLAQQHGCNKLALGHHLDDFVETLLLNQFFVGTLKAMAPRMLADNGATTVIRPLVYVEEREIIPFARENSFPVVCCCCPVCGKADIQRKRMKELLKELERENPAVKRSLLRALANVQPRHLLDRELQRVCEVP, from the coding sequence GTGGAGTTTGTGGACGAAAAGCGGTATCGGAAAATAAAGAACGGGGTCGGCCGGGCCGTCGCCGACTTCAACCTCATCGAGGAAGGGGACCGGATTGCGGTGGCGGTCTCGGGGGGGAAGGATTCCTACACTCTCCTCCATATCCTGGAGGCGCTCCGGCGCCGGGCGCCGGTGAAGTATGATCTGGTGGCGTTTACCATCGACTCTGGGTACCCCGGCTTCCGCAGCGACGTCATCGCTGCCCATCTCAAGGAGCATGGCTTCAGCCACCACGTGGAGGCCACCACCCACTACGACATCATCAAGGAAAAGCGGCGCCCCGGCTCCTCCTACTGTTCCATCTGCGCCCGGCTCAAGCGGGGCGTCCTCTACACCCTGGCTCAGCAGCACGGCTGCAACAAGCTGGCCCTGGGGCACCATCTGGACGACTTCGTGGAGACCCTCCTCCTCAACCAGTTCTTCGTGGGGACCCTCAAGGCCATGGCGCCGCGGATGCTGGCCGACAACGGCGCGACCACGGTGATCCGTCCCCTGGTCTACGTTGAGGAGCGGGAGATCATCCCCTTTGCCCGGGAGAACAGCTTTCCCGTGGTCTGCTGCTGCTGCCCGGTCTGCGGCAAGGCTGACATCCAGCGCAAGCGGATGAAGGAGCTTCTGAAGGAGTTGGAGCGGGAGAATCCCGCTGTCAAGCGGAGCCTTCTGCGGGCATTGGCCAACGTGCAGCCGCGGCACCTCCTCGACCGGGAGCTGCAGCGGGTCTGCGAGGTCCCCTGA
- the priA gene encoding replication restart helicase PriA, which translates to MNHSTTDIIEVAIPLPLDTTFHYRVPEGLMPRIAPGKRVLVPFGRRKVTGYILGFATGEERELREVADVLDDAPLFTPRELEIYRWAAAYYLHPLGEVIKAALPAGINVQSRRGTSTDGDAMTGGRRVLTETVYHPATPPPAVEVPRGKASSILSHIQQEGKATAAELRGIFADCAPQLRRLRELGLVVTEEREVYRDPFREESVTPDAPLPLNPGQTEARDRIVAAIDTGRFAPFLLHGVTGSGKTEVYLQTIAHLLDAGRTALVLVPEIALTPQLVNRFRRRFRCGIAVLHSGLSDGERYDEWRRIRRGEVAIVIGARSAIFAPLERIGMIVVDEEHESSYKQSEGFRYNARDLALVRGKMEKASVVLGSATPQVTTWHAAVTGKLTLLSLPERVNGLPVPHAEIIDARGKKADAILPLLADATAANLANGGQTLVFLNRRGFATWLTCEECGHVLRCPNCAVTLTYHQRKNRHVCHYCDYAIPAPSVCPDCGSTRVTHLGLGTEQVEELVRERFPEARVDRMDRDTTRGRGGHARILRKVAERKTDILIGTQMVAKGHDFPGITLVGIVSVESTLNIPDYRSAERTYQLMTQLMGRAGRGEDAGRVIIQTLNPDHYALIHAGTASMEEFYTTELAFRQETGYPPFVHLGAIYLTGTAASAVEQESRRLAGQIRTLRREAGGHVEILGPSPAPLLKLRGRYRWQFLLKAPVRSALHRLLARLRRTYTPPSGIRILIDVDPVDLM; encoded by the coding sequence ATGAACCATTCCACGACGGACATCATTGAGGTTGCCATCCCGCTCCCCCTTGACACCACCTTCCACTACCGGGTGCCGGAAGGGCTTATGCCGCGCATCGCCCCGGGAAAGCGGGTCCTGGTCCCCTTCGGCCGGCGGAAGGTGACCGGCTATATCCTCGGCTTCGCGACCGGCGAGGAACGGGAACTGCGGGAGGTGGCAGACGTCCTGGATGACGCTCCCCTCTTCACGCCTCGGGAACTGGAGATCTACCGCTGGGCCGCTGCCTACTACCTCCATCCCCTGGGGGAGGTGATCAAGGCGGCTCTTCCTGCCGGAATCAATGTCCAGAGCCGGCGGGGCACCTCCACCGACGGCGATGCCATGACCGGGGGAAGGAGAGTGCTGACGGAGACCGTCTACCACCCCGCAACACCCCCTCCGGCTGTGGAGGTGCCGCGGGGAAAAGCATCCTCCATCCTCTCCCATATCCAGCAGGAAGGGAAAGCCACGGCGGCGGAACTGCGCGGTATTTTTGCCGACTGCGCCCCCCAGCTACGCCGGCTCCGGGAGCTTGGCCTCGTGGTGACGGAGGAGCGAGAGGTCTACCGGGACCCGTTCCGGGAGGAGTCCGTCACCCCCGACGCCCCCCTTCCCCTGAACCCTGGTCAAACCGAGGCCCGAGACCGCATCGTCGCAGCCATCGATACGGGGCGTTTTGCCCCCTTCCTCCTCCACGGCGTCACCGGCAGCGGCAAGACCGAGGTCTATCTCCAGACCATCGCCCACCTCCTGGATGCCGGACGGACCGCCCTGGTCCTCGTTCCGGAAATCGCCCTCACCCCCCAGCTCGTGAACCGCTTCCGGCGCCGGTTCCGGTGCGGCATCGCGGTGCTCCACAGCGGCCTCTCCGACGGGGAGCGCTACGACGAGTGGCGACGGATCAGGCGAGGTGAAGTGGCCATCGTCATCGGTGCCCGTTCGGCCATCTTTGCCCCCCTGGAGCGGATCGGCATGATCGTGGTGGATGAGGAGCACGAGTCCTCTTACAAGCAGTCGGAGGGGTTCCGTTACAACGCACGGGACCTGGCCCTCGTACGGGGAAAGATGGAGAAAGCCTCAGTGGTCCTTGGGTCCGCCACCCCCCAGGTTACCACGTGGCATGCCGCCGTGACCGGGAAGCTCACCCTCCTCTCCCTTCCCGAACGGGTGAATGGCCTTCCGGTCCCCCATGCCGAGATTATCGATGCCCGGGGGAAAAAAGCCGATGCAATACTCCCGCTGCTGGCCGATGCCACGGCCGCCAACCTGGCCAACGGCGGGCAGACTTTGGTCTTTCTGAACCGCCGCGGCTTTGCCACCTGGCTCACCTGCGAGGAGTGCGGCCACGTGCTCCGCTGCCCCAACTGCGCCGTCACCCTCACCTATCACCAGCGCAAGAACCGCCACGTCTGCCACTACTGCGACTACGCCATCCCGGCCCCTTCTGTCTGCCCCGACTGCGGAAGCACCCGGGTCACGCACCTCGGCCTTGGCACCGAACAGGTGGAAGAACTTGTGCGGGAACGCTTTCCCGAAGCCCGGGTCGACCGGATGGACCGGGACACAACGCGGGGGAGAGGGGGCCACGCACGGATTTTGCGCAAGGTGGCCGAGCGGAAGACCGACATCCTCATTGGCACCCAGATGGTTGCCAAAGGGCACGACTTCCCCGGCATCACCCTCGTGGGGATCGTGTCGGTGGAGTCAACTCTCAACATCCCCGACTACCGGAGCGCCGAACGGACCTATCAGCTGATGACACAGCTCATGGGGCGGGCCGGACGGGGCGAGGATGCGGGGAGGGTCATCATCCAGACCCTCAATCCCGACCACTATGCTCTCATCCACGCCGGAACCGCATCCATGGAGGAGTTTTACACGACTGAGCTTGCCTTTCGTCAGGAAACCGGCTATCCACCATTCGTTCACCTGGGGGCCATCTACCTGACCGGCACTGCTGCATCAGCCGTGGAACAGGAGAGCAGGCGCCTTGCCGGACAGATCCGCACCCTGCGCCGTGAAGCGGGTGGACATGTCGAGATACTCGGCCCCTCCCCCGCCCCCCTGCTGAAGCTGCGGGGGAGGTACCGGTGGCAGTTCCTACTCAAGGCACCGGTACGTTCGGCGCTCCACCGCCTCCTTGCCCGTCTGCGGAGAACCTATACCCCTCCTTCCGGCATACGGATCCTGATCGATGTTGACCCGGTGGATCTCATGTGA